The genomic window GGTTCTCCAAACGGTTGCCCAAGACATAAAGAAGCGTTGTTCTGCTGTAAATCCATCAATGTCTTCTGGTCGTCCATTGGCATCAAAAAAGAGTTGAAGTCCGTCATAGGCACCAAGTACGCCTCCTAAATCTCCAATGTTTTCACCCAAAGTAAATTTCCCATTGATATACACACTGTCCATTACTTGAATGGCACTGTACTGTTCTGCCAAGGCATTGCCACGTTTTTCAAATTCGGTTAAATCTTTGTCTGTCCACCAGTTGTTCACGTTTCCATCGCCATCAAATCGCGCACCAGAATCATCAAACGCATGTGAAATTTCATGTCCAATTACGGCTCCAATACCACCATAATTAACGGCTTCATCAGCGGTATAATTATAGAATGGAGGCTGTAAAATAGCTGCTGGAAATACAATTTCATTGTTTAAAGGATTGAAATAGGCATTCACTGTTTGTGGAGGCATGCCCCATTCCGATTTGTCAACGGGCTGCCCAATTTCAGAAATATTTTTATTCACACTCCATTGAGAAACAGCCATCATATTTTCGGCGTAGCTATTGCCTTCTTTGATTTGCAATTCAGAATAATCTTCCCACTCGTCTGGGTAGGCGATTTTAACGGTGAATTTATCGAGTTTTTCAACGGCTTTGGCTTTGGTTTCATCACTCATCCAATCCAATACTTGTATTCTATTTTGAAATGCCTTGATGACATTCGCAATCATTTTTTCAGCTTTTGCTTTGGCTTCTGGTGGGAATTTAGCTTCCACATACAGTTTTCCAATGGCTTCTCCTACAGATCCGTTAACGGTTCCGAGGGCACGTTCTTCTGCGGCGCGTTGTGCTTTGGATCCACTCAATGTTTTGCTGTAAAATTCCCAATTGGCAGTTTCAATCTCTGGACTTAAATAGCCCGCTGCATTGTCTAGAGTGCTCCAAATCATTAAGGTTTTAACGTCTTCAATAGGCGTGGTGCTAAGGAAGGTGTTTAAAGCTTTCATATAGGTTGGTTGCATCACTAAAACAGTGTCTAAAGCTTGCGTAACTCCCATGTCCTTAATGAACTTGTTCCAATCGATTTCTGGAGTGATGGTACTCAACTCTTCTATAGAACGTGGATTGTTAAAGTTACGAATGTCACGCCTTTGTACCTTGTCCAAACGAGGTTCTGCCAGTTGTGTTTCTAAAGCAAGTACGCGTTCTGCTGCTGCTTGAGCAGTGGCTTCATCATAATTTATAAATTGAAACATACGGGCAACATGATCTAAATATTGGCCTCTAATTTCTTTTGTTTTTGAATCTTGATCTAAATAGTAGTCGCGTTGCAGTCCTAAGCCTCCAGGAAATACCCAAGCGGTATTCATACTGCTATCGTTCAGGTCTGCTTCAGCACCAATGCCTGCAAAAGGGGCTGAAACCCCGATTGTTTTTGCATAGACGGTTTGCATGTCTGCGATGTTTTGAATGCTGTTAATCGCCTCTAAAAGGGGAACAATAGGAGTGATGCCCGTTGTTGTTCTGGCGACAGAATCCAGTTCTGATTCAAACATTAACAAGGCTTTCTTCTGATCGGAGCCTTCTTCATAAGTACCGAGTTCTTTAGAGGTTTTTATAATATCAAGCACATCTTTACGTGTTGATTTCCGAAGCACTCCAAAACCACCCCATCGCGATTCGTCATCCGGAATGGTATTGGTTTTCATCCAATTTCCATTGACATAGTCATAAAAGTTGTCTTTTGGATTCACAGAGGTGTCCATGTTTTCCAAGATGATTCCAGGAATTTTTTCAGCTTCTGAGAACTGATTTTTCGGTTCGTTCTTGCAGGCATGGAAGCTCAAGAGGCCAAATGCACAGAGTACGGTTAGGTGTTTTAAGTTCATGTGTTTACTTTTTAAGTGATCGTTATACATAGTAGTCTCCCAAATAACTAAAAATGTTACAGTTAAACAAAACAATTAACATAAGTTTAATTTTACAAAATGCTGTATAGTATATTTTTTAGGACTAATTTAAGATGAGCTTTCGAGTGGTTTGTTGGTTGTTTGCTTCAATTTGTAAAAAATAGATCCCACTGGAGTAGGCTTCCATTTGCAATGGAAATGGCGCTCCAGAATTAATTTGTTTTTTAGTGTACACGACTTTTCCAGTGATGTCCGTGACACGAAGATCAAAAGGAGTGCTGTTATTTAATTTAACATAAAACACATCTTTGGA from Formosa sp. Hel1_33_131 includes these protein-coding regions:
- a CDS encoding M13 family metallopeptidase, with product MNLKHLTVLCAFGLLSFHACKNEPKNQFSEAEKIPGIILENMDTSVNPKDNFYDYVNGNWMKTNTIPDDESRWGGFGVLRKSTRKDVLDIIKTSKELGTYEEGSDQKKALLMFESELDSVARTTTGITPIVPLLEAINSIQNIADMQTVYAKTIGVSAPFAGIGAEADLNDSSMNTAWVFPGGLGLQRDYYLDQDSKTKEIRGQYLDHVARMFQFINYDEATAQAAAERVLALETQLAEPRLDKVQRRDIRNFNNPRSIEELSTITPEIDWNKFIKDMGVTQALDTVLVMQPTYMKALNTFLSTTPIEDVKTLMIWSTLDNAAGYLSPEIETANWEFYSKTLSGSKAQRAAEERALGTVNGSVGEAIGKLYVEAKFPPEAKAKAEKMIANVIKAFQNRIQVLDWMSDETKAKAVEKLDKFTVKIAYPDEWEDYSELQIKEGNSYAENMMAVSQWSVNKNISEIGQPVDKSEWGMPPQTVNAYFNPLNNEIVFPAAILQPPFYNYTADEAVNYGGIGAVIGHEISHAFDDSGARFDGDGNVNNWWTDKDLTEFEKRGNALAEQYSAIQVMDSVYINGKFTLGENIGDLGGVLGAYDGLQLFFDANGRPEDIDGFTAEQRFFMSWATVWRTLTREDALRRQIKTDPHSPGIQRATQPLKNIDAFYEAFDIKEGDKMYLPEEQRVRIW